A single region of the Deefgea piscis genome encodes:
- a CDS encoding YbaB/EbfC family nucleoid-associated protein — protein sequence MFGGKGGMAGLMKQAQQMQENMKKAQDELANVEVEGQSGAGMVKITMTCSNVVRRVAIDDSLLSDDKDMLEDLIAAAFNDALRKVEATSQAKMGGFTAGMQLPPGFKMPF from the coding sequence ATGTTTGGTGGTAAAGGCGGAATGGCTGGCTTGATGAAACAAGCGCAGCAAATGCAAGAGAATATGAAAAAAGCGCAAGACGAATTGGCCAACGTCGAAGTTGAAGGTCAATCTGGCGCTGGCATGGTTAAAATCACCATGACCTGCAGCAACGTCGTTCGCCGCGTTGCCATTGACGACAGCCTATTGTCGGACGACAAAGACATGCTCGAAGACTTGATCGCTGCTGCATTTAATGATGCACTGCGCAAAGTAGAAGCCACCAGTCAAGCCAAAATGGGCGGTTTTACCGCCGGCATGCAATTGCCACCCGGCTTTAAAATGCCATTTTAA
- the recR gene encoding recombination mediator RecR, which produces MPIPASLQNLIDALRVLPGVGPKSAARMAFHLVQRDQIGASDLAHALENALGTLKHCRHCNTFTEAETCDICLDEQRNHAQLCVIEMPTDLMSIEQTRSYEGLYFVLMGRLSPLDGIGPHDIALKQLLERASDGQVSEVILATNFTTEGEATAHYVAEMLRARGLKVSRIARGLPVGGELEHVDPGTLAQALIERRGL; this is translated from the coding sequence ATGCCTATCCCTGCCTCATTACAAAATCTAATTGATGCATTGCGCGTTTTACCCGGCGTTGGCCCCAAATCGGCAGCGCGGATGGCGTTTCATTTGGTGCAGCGCGATCAAATCGGCGCGTCGGACTTAGCCCATGCGCTAGAAAACGCCTTGGGGACGCTGAAGCATTGTCGGCATTGCAATACCTTTACCGAGGCTGAAACCTGCGACATCTGCTTGGATGAGCAACGCAATCATGCGCAATTATGCGTCATCGAAATGCCAACCGATCTCATGTCGATCGAGCAAACTCGTAGTTATGAAGGATTGTATTTTGTCTTAATGGGCCGTTTAAGCCCGCTCGATGGCATAGGCCCACACGATATTGCACTCAAACAATTACTCGAGCGCGCCAGTGATGGCCAAGTGAGCGAAGTGATTTTGGCGACCAATTTCACCACCGAAGGCGAAGCCACCGCGCATTATGTCGCTGAAATGCTGCGCGCGCGCGGTCTAAAAGTCAGCCGTATTGCCCGCGGATTACCAGTAGGTGGTGAGCTAGAACATGTTGACCCCGGCACCTTGGCGCAAGCACTGATCGAGCGCCGTGGCTTATAA
- a CDS encoding Bax inhibitor-1/YccA family protein: protein MQSFNTNTTTYGNSALSAERNQVLRNTYFLLALTMLPTAAGALLGMSMQFRMSGFLGFGLFMLVSFGAFYAIEKTKESSAGVFILLGWTGFMGLWLSQILQMAMKFSNGPEMIGMAAIGTGAIFFTLATIATVTKKDFSFMGKFLFIGMVIVLLAAVANIFFAIPALSLAISAVVIMIFSGYILYDVSRIVNGGETNYISATLRLYLNVYNIFVSLLNIIMAFTGSSRD from the coding sequence ATGCAATCTTTTAATACTAACACCACGACATATGGCAATAGCGCCTTGTCGGCAGAACGCAACCAAGTGCTGCGTAATACCTACTTTTTATTAGCATTGACGATGTTGCCAACCGCAGCAGGCGCCTTGCTTGGTATGTCTATGCAGTTCCGTATGAGCGGCTTTTTAGGCTTTGGCTTATTTATGTTGGTGAGTTTCGGGGCGTTTTATGCCATCGAAAAAACCAAAGAAAGCAGTGCTGGCGTGTTTATTTTGTTGGGCTGGACTGGCTTTATGGGTTTGTGGCTCAGCCAAATTTTGCAAATGGCTATGAAGTTTAGCAATGGTCCAGAAATGATTGGTATGGCGGCAATTGGCACTGGCGCGATTTTCTTTACCTTGGCGACCATCGCAACGGTGACGAAAAAAGACTTTTCCTTTATGGGTAAATTCTTGTTTATCGGCATGGTGATTGTCTTATTGGCGGCGGTAGCCAATATTTTCTTTGCGATTCCTGCTTTGTCATTGGCGATTTCTGCTGTCGTAATCATGATTTTCTCTGGGTATATCTTGTACGATGTGAGCCGTATCGTGAATGGTGGTGAAACCAATTACATCAGCGCCACATTAAGGTTGTACCTGAATGTGTACAATATTTTTGTTAGCTTGCTCAATATCATTATGGCGTTCACCGGCAGCAGCCGAGATTAA
- a CDS encoding enoyl-CoA hydratase/isomerase family protein gives MTVHVRLMTGHNGSQIGILALSAPERINAQNLSMVRQICAALNDWRDQAQIVAVVMIGAGERGFCAGGDLKALHAAMTLPGELAQGDAFFAEEYLLCQMIRDYAKPVMAWGHGIVMGGGWGLFAAASHKVVTERSKLAMPETAIGLFPDVAASRWLAELAGFGPFLALSGVAINASDALYCGAAQWALPESSRHQVLMDLSALAWQGQPELDRAVLSDYLTQAAQQAMLTLPEGHLAAHQDLLRACANGSLSDALHHISYFSTLDDAWLAAAALRVQRASPTSLWLAWTLQKRCAALSFVQTVQLETEVSAACLRYGDFAAGIYATLFDRSHFPVWQQGQANQLEVSNLAQAFPMLCN, from the coding sequence ATGACAGTTCACGTGCGACTGATGACCGGCCACAATGGCTCTCAGATTGGTATTTTGGCTTTATCAGCGCCAGAGCGGATTAATGCGCAAAATTTAAGCATGGTTCGGCAAATCTGTGCCGCGTTGAACGATTGGCGTGATCAAGCGCAAATTGTTGCAGTGGTCATGATTGGTGCTGGGGAGCGTGGCTTTTGCGCTGGTGGTGATTTAAAAGCCTTGCATGCGGCGATGACTTTGCCGGGAGAACTAGCGCAAGGTGATGCTTTTTTTGCTGAAGAATACTTGCTGTGCCAAATGATTCGTGACTATGCCAAACCGGTGATGGCGTGGGGGCATGGCATTGTAATGGGCGGCGGTTGGGGTTTATTTGCAGCCGCCAGCCATAAAGTCGTCACTGAACGCAGCAAATTGGCGATGCCAGAAACGGCGATTGGTTTGTTTCCTGATGTGGCGGCGAGTCGCTGGCTGGCTGAGTTAGCTGGGTTTGGCCCTTTTTTAGCGCTGTCTGGTGTGGCAATCAATGCCAGTGATGCGCTGTACTGTGGTGCAGCTCAGTGGGCCTTACCCGAATCAAGTCGGCATCAAGTTTTGATGGATTTAAGCGCTTTAGCTTGGCAGGGGCAGCCAGAATTAGATCGCGCGGTATTGAGTGATTACTTAACGCAAGCAGCACAGCAAGCCATGCTAACGCTGCCTGAAGGACATTTAGCCGCGCATCAAGATTTGCTACGTGCTTGTGCCAACGGTAGTTTGAGTGATGCTTTACACCACATTAGTTACTTTTCGACTTTGGATGATGCTTGGCTTGCTGCTGCGGCACTGCGGGTGCAACGCGCGTCACCAACGTCTTTGTGGCTGGCGTGGACTTTGCAAAAACGCTGTGCAGCATTGTCGTTTGTGCAGACGGTGCAATTAGAAACCGAGGTGAGCGCGGCGTGTTTACGCTATGGTGACTTTGCCGCTGGCATTTATGCCACATTGTTTGATCGCAGCCATTTTCCGGTTTGGCAGCAAGGTCAAGCCAATCAGTTGGAAGTCTCTAATTTAGCGCAGGCGTTTCCGATGTTATGTAATTGA
- a CDS encoding transglycosylase SLT domain-containing protein gives MLTTIFSITLALSVASGNDNEAQWQARLAKATQQEMHNPWAAAVTYCYAARLGITEAQYRLAMLYAFGIGVPEDRVAAASLLSIAAEQGHQEAQKMLETIRITGHRLPRCVEADVEPEMSKHTVISSKMNANQQVVANIISKIATWHGVDPSFALTIAKVESGLNSSAVSPKSAMGVMQLIPETAARFNVKDVFNTSQNVKGGVRYLRWLLDRYQGNIALVAASYNAGEGKVDHYRGIPPYPETQQYVKKVLQLYPFSVHQTAADRGRDINVFPEPAKSKKIKVYR, from the coding sequence ATGCTGACAACAATATTCAGCATAACCTTGGCATTATCAGTGGCTTCTGGCAATGATAACGAAGCGCAATGGCAAGCCAGATTGGCAAAAGCGACACAACAAGAAATGCATAATCCATGGGCAGCGGCAGTTACATATTGCTACGCCGCGCGTTTAGGCATTACCGAAGCACAATATCGCTTAGCCATGTTGTATGCTTTTGGCATTGGCGTACCTGAAGACCGCGTTGCTGCAGCCAGCTTATTATCTATTGCCGCCGAACAAGGCCACCAAGAAGCACAAAAAATGCTAGAAACCATTCGCATCACCGGCCATCGTTTGCCGCGCTGTGTTGAAGCCGATGTCGAACCCGAAATGAGCAAACATACCGTCATCAGCAGCAAAATGAATGCCAATCAGCAAGTGGTCGCCAATATTATTAGCAAAATCGCCACTTGGCATGGTGTTGACCCCTCGTTTGCACTGACTATCGCTAAAGTTGAATCGGGGCTCAATAGCAGCGCAGTTTCCCCCAAATCAGCGATGGGCGTAATGCAGCTTATTCCCGAAACTGCTGCGCGGTTTAATGTTAAAGATGTCTTTAATACCAGCCAAAATGTGAAAGGCGGCGTGCGCTATTTACGCTGGCTACTTGATCGCTACCAAGGCAATATCGCCTTAGTGGCAGCCAGTTACAATGCAGGAGAAGGAAAAGTCGATCACTACCGTGGGATTCCGCCCTATCCAGAAACACAGCAATACGTGAAAAAAGTACTGCAACTCTACCCTTTTTCAGTACACCAAACCGCTGCCGATCGCGGGCGCGACATCAATGTGTTTCCAGAACCAGCTAAAAGCAAAAAAATAAAGGTATATCGCTAG
- a CDS encoding phytanoyl-CoA dioxygenase family protein, whose protein sequence is MLEFSHPIDISALRATFAEQGLVILRGFAPPAEVALIRDAAMQALAARQEPLELEASLAYPGAPSSIDAQGGQTIRRLRGMVARSPIFMQWATNPSLLALLRPLLGERLTLTQVHHNSLMTKQPSFSSDTLWHRDLRYWRFSRPQLVSCWLALGDENPENGGLGFIPGSQNLTLPEAAFDEREFLLADHPDAAPWIANAQFPRLSAGDVVLFDARTFHAASRNSTEKTKYSLVMSYHASDNLPLENSRSAAEPGVDC, encoded by the coding sequence GTGCTTGAATTTTCTCATCCGATCGATATATCGGCTTTGCGTGCCACGTTTGCTGAGCAAGGATTGGTTATTTTACGCGGCTTTGCACCGCCGGCTGAAGTCGCTTTGATTCGAGATGCGGCCATGCAGGCGCTGGCAGCGCGTCAAGAACCGCTGGAACTGGAGGCAAGCTTGGCGTATCCGGGCGCGCCAAGCTCGATTGATGCGCAAGGCGGGCAGACGATTCGACGTTTACGCGGCATGGTGGCGCGCTCGCCGATTTTTATGCAATGGGCGACGAATCCAAGCTTGTTGGCGCTGCTGCGGCCTTTGCTCGGCGAGCGTCTTACCTTAACGCAGGTGCATCACAATAGTTTGATGACCAAGCAGCCGAGCTTTAGTAGCGATACGTTATGGCACCGTGATTTACGCTATTGGCGTTTTAGTCGGCCGCAATTGGTGTCTTGCTGGTTGGCTTTAGGCGATGAAAACCCAGAAAATGGCGGCTTGGGGTTTATTCCTGGATCGCAAAATTTAACCCTTCCTGAAGCGGCTTTTGATGAGCGCGAATTTTTGCTCGCCGATCATCCTGATGCTGCGCCGTGGATTGCCAACGCGCAGTTCCCACGCTTGAGCGCCGGCGATGTGGTGTTATTTGATGCGCGCACTTTTCATGCCGCAAGTCGCAATAGCACCGAAAAAACCAAGTATTCTTTAGTGATGAGCTACCATGCCAGTGACAATTTACCACTAGAAAATAGTCGGTCTGCGGCTGAACCTGGTGTAGATTGCTAG
- a CDS encoding ATP-binding protein has protein sequence MFKGQWQWLRELARRARLMSMPRWLEHILPSRLLARLLWVMAVGVLASQLIGNAIWANYLQNKSEQEVSAAADHIALGAVSAVHFFQSLPPNYRPLVIQQLREMGGTRFFVTVNDSPIPVQGIAAQPLSNQVLQVIRRIFEQKQPQLTDLRLAFAWPNQLAVSSDGMTVSQLPDHWIKNTLLMAPRPAPVLVIQTEIEPGHWLYLATLMPDPYFLDNSDPMPPERWLLQLITLFTVLLLTWVVVRWITRPLAALSEAAEAFGKGESPPLPAEGSEEFIRTANAFGAMRERIQRYLEDREKLFAAISHDLRTPITRLKLRTEMLDDEAVRLEFHEDLDELDMMVKGALQSVKDSDIHENRTRIRLDALLGRMVRDSRMAGHEIAYSRCGLWVMVKPLALKRALSNLIDNALFYGERVEISVLEGVGKVVIVVRDHGPGVPDEALATLFDPYVRLDHGRQHNHQGHGLGLGIARNIIQAHGGVLELSNHSQGGLQAMIILPKD, from the coding sequence ATGTTTAAAGGGCAGTGGCAATGGCTGCGAGAATTGGCGCGGCGTGCGCGGTTAATGAGCATGCCACGTTGGCTAGAGCATATTTTGCCATCGCGATTATTGGCGCGGTTATTGTGGGTGATGGCGGTTGGGGTGTTGGCGTCGCAATTAATTGGCAATGCCATTTGGGCCAATTATTTGCAAAATAAATCCGAGCAAGAGGTCAGTGCGGCGGCCGATCATATTGCCCTAGGCGCTGTGAGTGCGGTGCATTTTTTTCAAAGTTTACCGCCCAATTATCGGCCGCTGGTGATTCAGCAATTGCGCGAAATGGGCGGTACGCGGTTTTTTGTAACGGTCAATGACAGCCCGATCCCTGTGCAGGGTATTGCCGCACAGCCTTTATCTAATCAGGTTTTGCAGGTTATACGTCGAATATTTGAACAAAAACAACCGCAATTGACTGATTTGCGTTTGGCGTTTGCTTGGCCGAATCAATTGGCAGTGTCTAGCGATGGGATGACCGTTTCGCAATTGCCTGATCACTGGATTAAAAACACCCTGTTGATGGCGCCGCGCCCAGCGCCGGTGTTGGTGATTCAAACTGAAATCGAGCCAGGGCATTGGCTGTATTTGGCCACCTTAATGCCCGATCCTTATTTTTTGGATAATAGCGATCCGATGCCGCCTGAGCGTTGGCTATTGCAATTGATTACCTTATTTACGGTCTTGCTGTTGACTTGGGTGGTGGTGCGCTGGATTACCCGGCCATTGGCGGCGCTGTCTGAGGCGGCCGAAGCTTTTGGTAAGGGTGAGTCGCCACCATTACCAGCCGAAGGCAGCGAAGAATTTATTCGCACGGCGAATGCGTTTGGTGCGATGCGCGAGCGAATTCAACGCTATTTAGAAGACCGTGAAAAACTCTTTGCCGCGATTTCGCATGATTTACGCACCCCCATCACGCGGCTGAAATTACGCACCGAAATGCTCGATGATGAAGCGGTGCGGTTGGAGTTTCATGAAGACCTCGATGAGCTCGACATGATGGTTAAAGGCGCTTTGCAAAGCGTGAAAGACAGCGATATTCATGAAAACCGCACCCGAATTCGCTTAGATGCTTTATTGGGCCGCATGGTCAGAGATTCGCGCATGGCAGGGCATGAAATTGCCTATAGCCGCTGCGGTTTATGGGTAATGGTTAAGCCTTTGGCACTCAAGCGCGCCTTAAGTAATTTGATCGACAACGCACTGTTTTACGGTGAACGGGTTGAGATTTCGGTACTTGAAGGCGTGGGCAAGGTAGTGATTGTGGTGCGCGATCATGGCCCGGGCGTTCCTGATGAGGCGCTGGCGACGTTGTTTGATCCCTATGTTCGGCTAGATCATGGCCGTCAGCACAATCATCAAGGGCATGGTTTGGGCTTGGGGATCGCGCGCAATATTATTCAGGCTCACGGTGGTGTTTTAGAGCTAAGCAATCATTCGCAAGGCGGTTTGCAAGCGATGATTATTTTGCCTAAGGATTGA
- a CDS encoding response regulator has translation MSRKILIVDDDLKTRTLLKAYLERNQYDVRLAPDGETFLSEFERYKDELSLVILDVMLPDTDGFALCQTVRKNSNVPIIMLTASSDETDRIVGLELGADDYIAKPYNPRELLARIKAIHRRTGIETGSGTGRYYRFVGFTLDTVERNLMSPDGDVVKLTGLDFQLLKMFLEHPGQILDRSQLAEETRGRDAGPLDRSLDVQVSRLRQRLEDDGKHPNLIKTVRGAGYVLSAEVTISHV, from the coding sequence ATGAGCCGTAAGATATTAATTGTGGATGATGATTTAAAAACCCGCACGCTGCTCAAAGCGTATTTGGAGCGCAATCAATATGATGTGCGCCTTGCCCCCGATGGCGAAACATTTTTGAGCGAATTTGAGCGCTATAAAGACGAGCTTAGTTTGGTGATTTTAGACGTGATGCTGCCCGACACCGATGGCTTTGCTTTATGCCAAACGGTGCGAAAAAATAGCAATGTACCCATTATTATGCTGACCGCCAGCTCGGATGAAACCGATCGGATTGTCGGCCTTGAATTGGGCGCCGATGATTATATTGCCAAGCCGTATAACCCGCGTGAATTACTGGCGCGCATTAAAGCGATTCATCGTCGTACCGGTATTGAGACGGGCTCTGGGACGGGGCGCTACTATCGTTTTGTCGGTTTTACACTGGATACGGTAGAGCGTAATTTAATGTCGCCCGATGGGGATGTGGTTAAGCTCACAGGCTTAGATTTTCAGTTATTAAAAATGTTTTTAGAGCATCCCGGGCAGATTTTGGATCGCAGCCAATTGGCCGAAGAAACGCGTGGCCGCGATGCTGGGCCACTTGATCGCTCGCTCGATGTGCAAGTGAGCCGCTTACGGCAACGCTTAGAAGACGATGGTAAACACCCCAATCTCATTAAAACCGTGCGCGGCGCGGGTTATGTGCTCTCGGCCGAGGTGACCATTAGTCATGTTTAA
- a CDS encoding ABC transporter substrate-binding protein, which yields MKIIKYPAISLVLLLLSCALHAAEPLDVLHWWTSPNERRAADFLRQKMAEENIEWRDSAIPGGAGVGAMKVLKSRVLSGKPPAVSQLIGPAINEWAELGLILELDSAAVRWQNQLFPTVWNLVEHRQHTVAVPLGIHRINTLLYNKKIFDRLGLKPPRDFNDFRRIALILQAAGITPLAQSSEAWQVATLFETLVLAEGDVAFYRDLFVHKNAQAYLDPRFAQALNRLREWKTYTHKTTGDLPWTEVAKQFASGQAAMLVMGDWMKGELVAQGLVLDVDFACSVVPKTDDAHLYSIDTLVMFAGDYAKQVNQERFAQLMVSPAVQIGYNRIKGSIPVRRDIDISSLDRCSKASWRAFSRGSAFQAPSLVHRMAADETFKDVVVAQIQTFYLDDKISVAETQQRLAAMVKALNRKDE from the coding sequence GTGAAAATCATAAAATACCCTGCCATCAGTCTGGTTTTGTTGCTGCTCAGTTGCGCACTACATGCGGCTGAGCCGCTCGATGTCTTGCATTGGTGGACGTCGCCCAATGAGCGGCGGGCGGCGGATTTCTTGCGGCAAAAAATGGCCGAAGAAAATATTGAATGGCGTGACTCGGCGATTCCAGGCGGCGCCGGCGTTGGCGCGATGAAGGTGCTCAAAAGCCGCGTGTTATCGGGCAAGCCGCCCGCGGTGTCGCAGTTGATCGGTCCGGCGATTAATGAATGGGCTGAGCTGGGCTTGATTTTAGAATTAGATAGTGCGGCGGTGCGTTGGCAAAACCAGTTATTTCCAACCGTGTGGAATCTGGTCGAGCATCGGCAGCATACGGTGGCGGTGCCTTTGGGGATTCATCGCATCAATACCTTGCTGTACAACAAAAAAATATTTGATCGCTTGGGATTAAAACCGCCGCGTGATTTTAACGATTTTCGCCGGATTGCTTTAATATTGCAGGCCGCTGGGATTACCCCTTTGGCGCAAAGCAGCGAAGCTTGGCAAGTGGCCACTTTATTTGAAACGCTGGTGCTGGCCGAGGGCGATGTGGCGTTTTATCGGGATTTATTTGTGCATAAAAATGCTCAGGCGTATTTAGACCCGCGTTTTGCACAAGCTTTAAATCGTTTACGCGAATGGAAAACCTATACGCATAAAACCACAGGTGATTTGCCGTGGACTGAAGTGGCCAAGCAATTTGCTAGCGGGCAAGCGGCGATGTTGGTGATGGGCGACTGGATGAAGGGCGAGCTGGTGGCGCAAGGTTTGGTATTGGACGTGGATTTTGCCTGTAGCGTTGTGCCTAAGACCGATGACGCTCATCTCTATAGCATTGATACGTTAGTGATGTTTGCTGGGGACTATGCCAAGCAAGTCAATCAAGAACGTTTTGCACAATTGATGGTGTCACCGGCGGTGCAAATCGGTTACAACCGGATTAAAGGCTCGATTCCAGTGCGACGGGATATCGATATTAGCAGTTTGGATCGTTGCAGCAAGGCTTCATGGCGCGCTTTTTCGCGCGGCAGCGCGTTTCAAGCACCGAGCTTGGTGCATCGAATGGCGGCAGATGAAACGTTTAAAGATGTGGTCGTGGCGCAGATTCAGACTTTTTATTTAGATGACAAAATTTCAGTCGCCGAAACGCAGCAGCGTTTAGCGGCGATGGTCAAAGCACTTAATCGCAAAGATGAGTAA
- a CDS encoding ABC transporter substrate-binding protein, with protein MRTLSTRHLVLATLLAAGTAQAGTVNIESWRVDDKALWEEVLIPAFQKKNPGIQVKFTPTAPTEYDSSLTARLTGGTAGDLITCRPFDKSLDLFKKGQLEKLDGKAGMENFPASAKVAWQSDDGKATYCMPMASVIHGYFYNKKIFKDLNLPVPKTQAEFFAAMEKIKAAGKTPIALGTADQWESNQTVLTNVGANSWKGEEGRKALIAGKAKFTDPQFVAAWEQLSKMGPLMGKGASAQTYADSQNLFAMGKAGVYPAGSWDIAYFNKEGLDFGAFPPPVAKAGDQCYISDHTDIGMGVNPKAKNKADAYKFLAWLGSQEFADLYTNKVTGFFSLSNHLISVQDPVAKQMLDWRKSCKSTIRLNAQIMNRGTPAMENELWNVSSQVLNGKMAPKEAAAQIQTGFAKWYAPQQK; from the coding sequence ATGCGCACTCTCAGCACACGTCATCTGGTACTAGCGACTTTATTGGCAGCAGGAACCGCCCAAGCTGGAACGGTGAATATCGAATCTTGGCGAGTCGATGATAAAGCCCTATGGGAAGAAGTGTTAATTCCAGCGTTTCAAAAAAAGAACCCAGGCATTCAAGTTAAATTTACGCCAACAGCCCCTACTGAATACGATTCAAGTTTAACGGCTCGCCTTACTGGGGGCACCGCTGGCGATTTAATCACTTGCCGTCCATTTGATAAATCACTCGATTTATTTAAAAAAGGTCAGCTAGAAAAACTCGACGGCAAAGCTGGCATGGAAAACTTCCCAGCCTCAGCCAAAGTGGCATGGCAAAGCGATGATGGCAAAGCGACGTACTGTATGCCAATGGCCTCGGTCATTCATGGGTATTTTTACAATAAAAAAATCTTTAAAGACCTGAACTTGCCAGTACCAAAAACGCAAGCTGAGTTCTTTGCCGCAATGGAAAAAATCAAAGCCGCAGGCAAAACGCCAATCGCTTTAGGCACGGCCGATCAGTGGGAGTCAAACCAAACTGTCTTAACCAATGTCGGCGCCAATAGCTGGAAAGGCGAAGAAGGCCGCAAAGCCTTGATCGCTGGTAAAGCCAAATTTACCGACCCACAATTTGTTGCCGCTTGGGAGCAACTGAGCAAAATGGGCCCGTTGATGGGTAAAGGCGCATCAGCGCAAACCTATGCTGATAGCCAAAACTTGTTTGCCATGGGCAAAGCCGGTGTGTATCCAGCAGGTAGCTGGGACATCGCTTACTTTAATAAAGAAGGCTTAGATTTTGGCGCCTTCCCACCACCAGTCGCCAAAGCGGGTGACCAATGCTATATCTCGGATCACACCGACATCGGTATGGGCGTGAATCCCAAAGCCAAAAACAAAGCTGATGCGTATAAATTTTTGGCTTGGCTTGGTTCACAAGAATTTGCCGACCTCTACACCAATAAAGTCACCGGCTTTTTCTCGCTTTCAAATCACCTGATTTCGGTACAAGACCCAGTCGCTAAGCAAATGCTCGATTGGCGCAAAAGCTGCAAATCAACGATTCGTCTCAACGCACAAATCATGAACCGTGGCACACCGGCGATGGAAAATGAATTGTGGAATGTGAGCTCACAAGTGCTCAACGGCAAAATGGCGCCAAAAGAAGCCGCTGCGCAAATCCAAACTGGCTTTGCAAAATGGTATGCCCCGCAGCAAAAATAA
- a CDS encoding carbohydrate ABC transporter permease, producing the protein MKRWHIVLFLAPAVLIYSVFSALPLLDTLRLGFYATNDAGASHFSGLSNYLTILTDPAWSSAFWNAMCNNFKFFLIHLLIQNPIGLILATFLSLKGLKFARQYRTFIFLPTLLSVVIIGFIWQLILSPLWGVSESMMNFVGLGAYFQPWLGEEGSALITLALISVWQFVGIPMMLIYAALLAVPEDIVEAAYVEGASSWRIFWEIKLPLILPTLGLVTILTYVGNFNAFDLIYSVKGAIAGPNYSTDILGTLFYRTFFGYQSQIGSPTMGAAVATLMFLVILCGVGAYFYFVQRKLTRYEL; encoded by the coding sequence ATGAAACGCTGGCATATCGTCTTATTTCTTGCGCCCGCGGTACTGATTTATTCGGTCTTTAGCGCCCTACCTTTACTCGACACTTTGCGCCTTGGTTTTTACGCGACCAATGACGCCGGTGCCAGCCATTTTTCTGGATTGAGTAATTACCTGACCATTCTCACCGACCCTGCTTGGTCAAGTGCGTTTTGGAATGCGATGTGTAATAACTTTAAGTTTTTTTTGATTCATTTGCTGATTCAAAACCCCATCGGCTTGATCTTAGCGACATTCTTATCGCTCAAAGGGCTCAAGTTCGCGCGGCAATATCGCACTTTTATTTTCCTCCCCACGCTGCTCTCAGTGGTGATTATTGGGTTTATCTGGCAACTCATTTTGTCGCCACTGTGGGGCGTTTCAGAATCGATGATGAATTTTGTCGGACTAGGGGCGTATTTCCAGCCATGGCTGGGTGAAGAAGGCTCAGCGCTGATTACCCTGGCTTTAATTTCGGTTTGGCAATTCGTCGGCATTCCGATGATGCTGATTTACGCCGCACTACTGGCCGTACCTGAAGACATCGTCGAAGCGGCCTACGTCGAAGGCGCGTCAAGCTGGCGCATTTTTTGGGAAATCAAACTACCACTGATTTTACCCACGCTAGGCTTGGTAACGATTCTGACTTATGTCGGCAACTTTAATGCCTTTGATTTGATTTACTCAGTCAAAGGCGCGATTGCGGGGCCGAATTACAGTACCGATATTTTGGGGACTTTGTTTTACCGCACCTTCTTTGGTTATCAGAGCCAGATCGGCAGTCCAACCATGGGGGCAGCAGTAGCGACATTGATGTTCCTCGTCATCCTTTGTGGCGTCGGCGCTTACTTTTACTTCGTGCAGCGCAAATTAACGCGTTATGAATTGTGA